The Parus major isolate Abel unplaced genomic scaffold, Parus_major1.1 Scaffold561, whole genome shotgun sequence region ATAAACCAGGATCTCATCTCCCGAGCTGTTGTACTGGATCTGGTACATCCTCAacccctccagctcctcctcctgcgGCGGCCACCTCACCAACGCCGACGTCGCCGTCACCTCGGCCACCACcacccctcctcccctctccccctttTCCAGCTTGGAATCGTTGGAAAAGCTGGATTTGGCGGAAATCAGGATATCCGACGGCTCCGGCCCGCCCGTCCCcgcctttttccccccctcctcaTCCTCGCACTCCGTCCCGTTCCCTTCCGCCGTCACCCGGAACTCCACCGGCGCCGTCGACTCGCCGGCGGCGTTGGAGGCGATGCAGGTGAAGGTTCCCTGATCGCCCAACGCCGCTTCCAAAATATCCAAAGTCCCGTTTTGGTAGGAAACCGTCCTGGAGGTGTTGGCCACCAACTTGCCGTCGGGAGCGATCCAGCGCACGTAGGGATCGGGATCTCCCACGGCTTTGCACTTGAGGGACGCGCTCTGACCCACGGCCGTGGCGAGTTTGGGCGTCCTGTGGGTGATCATGGGAGGTTCGCAGACGAATTCCTCCTCGCGGATGCTCCAGAAGTATTTTCCCATCAATTCCGGCGGCGAGGCGCAGGTTTCCAGGTCGTCCTCGCGCGTCAGGCGGCGCAGCCAAACCAGCTCGCAGTTACAGTGGAGAGGATTCCCGCCGAAACTCAACACCAGGGAGCTCAGCGGAGAACCTTTGGATTTGGCGTAGACGGGAATGCGGGAGAACAACGGATCCGGCGGGATCTTCTTCAACTTGTTGGAGGTCATGTCCAACCTGGCCAGCTTGTGGAGGTTGGAAAAAATCCCCTCGGGCACGAACTCGATCAGGTTGTGATCCAAACTCACCGTGTTGACGTTGGACAGCTTGGCCACCGTCGCCCACGGGACGTCCACCAGATTATTGTAGGACAAATCCAAATCCTCGATGGTCTCCAAGAAATCGTCCAAGGATTTGGGCGAGATGAAGCTCAGCTGGTTGTTGCTGAGGATTAAATGGCGCAAATTAATTAACCCCTTGAAGTGGTCCTCGTTAATGGACGTCAGGCGGTTGCTGTCGAGGTGGAGGGCGTGGAGACCCCTGAGGTCGGCGAAGGCGTAAGGCATGATCTGGCTGATGGTGTTGCGCGACAGCGTCAGGTGGATCAGTTGGGTCATGTTGGCGAAATCCCGCTTGCGGAGGACGGTGATGAAGTTGTCCATCAGGCGGAGCTCGGCCGTGCGGCGGTCGATGCCGGACGGCACGAAGAGGAGCCCGGTTTTGGTGCAGAGGATGGTGAAGGAAGGGGAGAGGTTCTGGCAGGAGCAGCGNNNNNNNNNNNNNNNNNNNNNNNNNNNNNNNNNNNNNNNNNNNNNNNNNNNNNNNNNNNNNNNNNNNNNNNNNNNNNNNNNNNNNNNNNNNNNNNNNNNNNNNNNNNNNNNNNNNNNNNNNNNNNNNNNNNNNNNNNNNNNNNNNNNNNNNNNNNNNNNNNNNNNNNNNNNNNNNNNNNNNNNNNNNNNNNNNNNNNNNNNNNNNNNNNNNNNNNNNNNNNNNNNNNNNNNNNNNNNNNNNNNNNNNNNNNNNNNNNNNNNNNNNNNNNNNNNNNNNNNNNNNNNNNNNNNNNNNNNNNNNNNNNNNNNNNNNNNNNNNNNNNNNNNNNNNNNNNNNNNNNNNNNNNNNNNNNNNNNNNNNNNNNNNNNNNNNNNNNNNNNNNNNNNNNNNNNNNNNNNNNNNNNNNNNNNNNNNNNNNNNNNNNNNNNNNNNNNNNNNNNNNNNNNNNNNNNNNNNNNNNNNNNNNNNNNNNNNNNNNNNNNNNNNNNNNNNNNNNNNNNNNNNNNNNNNNNNNNNNNNNNNNNNNNNNNNNNNNNNNNNNNNNNNNNNNNNNNNNNNNNNNNNNNNNNNNNNNNNNNNNNNNNNNNNNNNNNNNNNNNNNNNNNNNNNNNNNNNNNNNNNNNNNNNNNNNNNNNNNNNNNNNNNNNNNNNNNNNNNNNNNNNNNNNNNNNNNNNNNNNNNNNNNNNNNNNNNNNNNNNNNNNNNNNNNNNNNNNNNNNNNNNNNNNNNNNNNNNNNNNNNNNNNNNNNNNNNNNNNNNNNNNNNNNNNNNNNNNNNNNNNNNNNNNNNNNNNNNNNNNNNNNNNNNNNNNNNNNNNNNNNNNNNNNNNNNNNNNNNNNNNNNNNNNNNNNNNNNNNNNNNNNNNNNNNNNNNNNNNNNNNNNNNNNNNNNNNNNNNNNNNNNNNNNNNNNNNNNNNNNNNNNNNNNNNNNNNNNNNNNNNNNNNNNNNNNNNNNNNNNNNNNNNNNNNNNNNNNNNNNNNNNNNNNNNNNNNNNNNNNNNNNNNNNNNNNNNNNNNNNNNNNNNNNNNNNNNNNNNNNNNNNNNNNNNNNNNNNNNNNNNNNNNNNNNNNNNNNNNNNNNNNNNNNNNNNNNNNNNNNNNNNNNNNNNNNNNNNNNNNNNNNNNNNNNNNNNNNNNNNNNNNNNNNNNNNNNNNNNNNNNNNNNNNNNNNNNNNNNNNNNNNNNNNNNNNNNNNNNNNNNNNNNNNNNNNNNNNNNNNNNNNNNNNNNNNNNNNNNNNNNNNNNNNNNNNNNNNNNNNNNNNNNNNNNNNNNNNNNNNNNNNNNNNNNNNNNNNNNNNNNNNNNNNNNNNNNNNNNNNNNNNNNNNNNNNNNNNNNNNNNNNNNNNNNNNNNNNNNNNNNNNNNNNNNNNNNNNNNNNNNNNNNNNNNNNNNNNNNNNNNNNNNNNNNNNNNNNNNNNNNNNNNNNNNNNNNNNNNNNNNNNNNNNNNNNNNNNNNNNNNNNNNNNNNNNNNNNNNNNNNNNNNNNNNNNNNNNNNNNNNNNNNNNNNNNNNNNNNNNNNNNNNNNNNNNNNNNNNNNNNNNNNNNNNNNNNNNNNNNNNNNNNNNNNNNNNNNNNNNNNNNNNNNNNNNNNNNNNNNNNNNNNNNNNNNNNNNNNNNNNNNNNNNNNNNNNNNNNNNNNNNNNNNNNNNNNNNNNNNNNNNNNNNNNNNNNNNNNNNNNNNNNNNNNNNNNNNNNNNNNNNNNNNNNNNNNNNNNNNNNNNNNNNNNNNNNNNNNNNNNNNNNNNNNNNNNNNNNNNNNNNNNNNNNNNNNNNNNNNNNNNNNNNNNNNNNNNNNNNNNNNNNNNNNNNNNNNNNNNNNNNNNNNNNNNNNNNNNNNNNNNNNNNNNNNNNNNNNNNNNNNNNNNNNNNNNNNNNNNNNNNNNNNNNNNNNNNNNNNNNNNNNNNNNNNNNNNNNNNNNNNNNNNNNNNNNNNNNNNNNNNNNNNNNNNNNNNNNNNNNNNNNNNNNNNNNNNNNNNNNNNNNNNNNNNNNNNNNNNNNNNNNNNNNNNNNNNNNNNNNNNNNNNNNNNNNNNNNNNNNNNNNNNNNNNNNNNNNNNNNNNNNNNNNNNNNNNNNNNNNNNNNNNNNNNNNNNNNNNNNNNNNNNNNNNNNNNNNNNNNNNNNNNNNNNNNNNNNNNNNNNNNNNNNNNNNNNNNNNNNNNNNNNNNNNNNNNNNNNNNNNNNNNNNNNNNNNNNNNNNNNNNNNNNNNNNNNNNNNNNNNNNNNNNNNNNNNNNNNNNNNNNNNNNNNNNNNNNNNNNNNNNNNNNNNNNNNNNNNNNNNNNNNNNNNNNNNNNNNNNNNNNNNNNNNNNNNNNNNNNNNNNNNNNNNNNNNNNNNNNNNNNNNNNNNNNNNNNNNNNgggaaaatttgggaaaagctgggagaatTCCATGTAAAATTCCTGAAATCCGCAGTAATTCCCATTATTTCCTCTCCATTACCCCTGGAATTCTTCCAAGCTGGTTTCCGACATCCCGAATTTTCATCAAAATCTGGGCCACGGCCAAGAAATCTCCATAAAAAGCCGGGAAAAAAAGCGGGAAAACCCTCGGGATTCCTTCCAAATCCAAATTATTCCTGAAATTCCAACCAGGGAGGGAAAATCCTCCCAAATCCTCCCCGAATTCCAGGGAAATTCAAGttaaaaatccctaaaaaaagggaatttgggTGTTTTGTTATTCCAGGTTTTCCCATGGATtgggtggagaaaaaaaaattgaataaaatttgaatatatttaaataaaatggaatcaaattttgaattttaattgaaagaatAAATCCAAATATTAATCATTAATAACGGGGATAATGAAGGATTTTCAATTCGAAAGAATGGAATGAAAAAagttcattaaaatgaaattaattaaaattaattaaaaattgatgGCGGTTCAAAGTTGGGAGGAAttacaaagaaatgaaaaataagagtaGAAATggtcataaaaagaaaa contains the following coding sequences:
- the LOC107199301 gene encoding leucine-rich repeat and fibronectin type III domain-containing protein 1-like protein, producing the protein SCQNLSPSFTILCTKTGLLFVPSGIDRRTAELRLMDNFITVLRKRDFANMTQLIHLTLSRNTISQIMPYAFADLRGLHALHLDSNRLTSINEDHFKGLINLRHLILSNNQLSFISPKSLDDFLETIEDLDLSYNNLVDVPWATVAKLSNVNTVSLDHNLIEFVPEGIFSNLHKLARLDMTSNKLKKIPPDPLFSRIPVYAKSKGSPLSSLVLSFGGNPLHCNCELVWLRRLTREDDLETCASPPELMGKYFWSIREEEFVCEPPMITHRTPKLATAVGQSASLKCKAVGDPDPYVRWIAPDGKLVANTSRTVSYQNGTLDILEAALGDQGTFTCIASNAAGESTAPVEFRVTAEGNGTECEDEEGGKKAGTGGPEPSDILISAKSSFSNDSKLEKGERGGGVVVAEVTATSALVRWPPQEEELEGLRMYQIQYNSSGDEIL